The proteins below are encoded in one region of Triticum aestivum cultivar Chinese Spring chromosome 1B, IWGSC CS RefSeq v2.1, whole genome shotgun sequence:
- the LOC123129200 gene encoding pentatricopeptide repeat-containing protein At3g62470, mitochondrial-like: protein MAVKPKPATSACLAAAVHGDLKIAGAALLAAAGALRSDGATVPLPGAPHPRPHRHIYRPHGPLPPVLPLPCRPPRLPPPLPAPHLTSGAINLRGEGAGAGLLPSRALPLLSARSRSLPAASLAWGADAPFRLAGSRCLSTSTSSASEDDDEGGSPPQVPSSHPEHVGRLCAAIADVITAGADANLEAALSALSLPLSEALVIAVLDRFKHAHKPSRRFFQWAAASGGFAHTPVTYCKMLHILGKARQFETMVALVHEMGKAGALCMDAFKISIKSFAAAGEIKNAVGVFEMMRVHGFDDGVESFNCLLFALAHEGLGKEAAQLFSRMHDRYTPDLRSYTAMLLAWCNGRNLVEAGRIWNEMLEKGMKPDVVVHNTMIEGLLRGQRRPEAVKMFELMKAKGPPPNVWTYTMLIRDHCKQGKMDMAMRCFEEMQEDGCQPDVATYTCLLVGYGNAKRMDRVTATLEEMAQEGCPPDGWTYNALIKLLTNRNMPDDAVRIYKKMINKGLEPTIHTYNMMMKSYFLGGRNYAMGCAVWDEMHRKGICPDVNSYTVFINGHIRHGRPEEACKFIEEMIQKGMKAPQIDYNKFAADFSKAGKPDILFELAQKVKFTGKFDESNVFHQWGERMRSRVKQTVPNQTRSRTL from the coding sequence ATGGCCGTTAAGCCCAAACCCGCAACCTCCgcttgcctcgccgccgccgtccatggagACCTCAAAATCGCCGGCGCGGCCCTTCTCGCCGCCGCGGGAGCCCTCCGCAGCGACGGTGCTACTGTGCCCTTGCCTGGTGCTCCTCATCCTCGCCCTCATCGCCACATCTATCGTCCTCACGGTCCACTTCCGCCTGTATTGCCACTCCCCTGTCGGCCACCTCGTCTCCCCCCACCGCTGCCCGCGCCACATCTGACCTCCGGCGCAATCAACCTCCGGGGCGAGGGTGCGGGCGCGGGCCTGCTTCCCAGCCGCGCGCTACCTCTACTTTCAGCGAGATCCCGTTCCCTCCCCGCTGCGTCGCTGGCGTGGGGGGCCGACGCTCCGTTCCGACTCGCTGGGTCAAGATGCCTCTCGACCTCCACGtcctccgcctctgaagacgacgacgagggggGCTCGCCGCCTCAGGTGCCGTCGAGCCACCCGGAGCACGTGGGCCGCTTGTGCGCTGCCATCGCGGACGTCATCACCGCAGGCGCCGACGCGAACCTGGAAGCAGCGCTCTCCGCGCTGTCGCTGCCGCTCTCCGAGGCGCTCGTGATTGCTGTCCTCGACCGCTTCAAGCACGCACACAAGCCATCACGCCGCTTCTTCCAGTGGGCCGCCGCATCTGGGGGGTTCGCACACACCCCCGTCACCTACTGCAAGATGCTGCACATTCTTGGCAAGGCGAGGCAGTTCGAGACGATGGTTGCACTAGTCCATGAAATGGGGAAGGCAGGCGCCCTTTGCATGGACGCCTTCAAGATTTCCATCAAGTCGTTTGCCGCCGCTGGCGAGATCAAGAATGCAGTTGGTGTATTCGAGATGATGAGGGTGCACGGCTTTGATGATGGGGTTGAGTCCTTCAATTGCTTGCTATTCGCTTTGGCCCATGAAGGGCTGGGGAAGGAGGCAGCCCAGTTGTTCAGCAGAATGCATGACCGGTACACTCCGGACCTGCGCTCATACACAGCCATGTTGCTGGCATGGTGCAATGGAAGGAACCTGGTGGAGGCTGGGCGGATTTGGAATGAGATGCTGGAGAAGGGGATGAAGCCAGACGTTGTTGTGCACAACACAATGATTGAGGGGTTGCTTCGTGGGCAGAGGCGGCCTGAGGCTGTGAAGATGTTCGAGCTGATGAAGGCAAAGGGGCCTCCCCCAAATGTGTGGACTTACACAATGTTGATTCGAGACCATTGTAAGCAGGGAAAGATGGACATGGCAATGCGGTGCTTTGAGGAGATGCAGGAGGATGGGTGCCAGCCAGATGTTGCTACCTATACGTGCTTGCTTGTGGGATATGGCAATGCAAAGCGAATGGATAGAGTGACTGCAACGTTGGAGGAAATGGCACAGGAGGGTTGCCCCCCTGATGGCTGGACGTACAATGCGCTGATTAAGCTGCTCACTAATAGGAATATGCCAGATGATGCAGTAAGGATATACAAAAAGATGATAAATAAGGGGCTTGAACCCACAATCCATACATACAACATGATGATGAAGTCGTATTTCCTTGGCGGGAGGAACTATGCAATGGGCTGCGCAGTGTGGGATGAGATGCATCGGAAGGGGATTTGTCCTGATGTGAACTCATACACTGTGTTTATTAATGGTCACATACGACACGGCAGACCTGAGGAAGCATGTAAATTTATCGAAGAGATGATCCAGAAAGGGATGAAGGCTCCACAAATAGACTACAACAAATTTGCTGCAGACTTCTCCAAAGCTGGGAAGCCAGACATATTGTTTGAATTAGCTCAGAAGGTGAAGTTTACAGGGAAATTTGATGAATCTAATGTGTTCCATCAGTGGGGAGAGAGAATGAGAAGTCGGGTCAAGCAAACTGTCCCTAACCAGACTAGGAGCAGGACATTGTAA
- the LOC123129190 gene encoding uncharacterized protein, producing MTAIELEARDEPMEQQDGLSSSSSSYASSFYAMRQCRICHEEEDESSAAMESPCACSGSLKYAHRGCVQRWCDEKGSTLCEICLQGFEPGYTVPPKKAPAVEMLVTVSEDEDEEELDGHQGMHYAPSDGPMDGPDTAGCSWCRPLAITFTIILLVWHFIAVVTIEAAEHCAFSLLTMYLLRAAGILLPLYAVMRVIRMIQHGRRQYRLHQLLEEQRRRNASRRNQEQQQLVVSIQ from the exons ATGACCGCCATTGAATTGGAAGCAAGAGACGAACCGATGGAGCAGCAGGacggcctctcttcttcttcctcctcctacgCCTCCTCTTTCTACGCCATGAGGCAGTGCAGGATTTGccatgaggaggaggatgagagcTCCGCGGCAATGGAGTCTCCCTGTGCATGCTCCGGCTCTCTCAAG TACGCGCACAGGGGATGTGTGCAGAGGTGGTGCGACGAGAAGGGGAGCACCCTCTGCGAGATTTGTCTTCAG GGTTTCGAGCCAGGCTACACAGTCCCTCCCAAGAAAGCTCCGGCCGTTGAGATGCTGGTTACTGTCAG cgaggatgaggatgaggaggagctgGATGGGCACCAGGGCATGCACTATGCGCCGTCCGACGGGCCGATGGACGGCCCGGATACCGCCGGTTGCTCGTGGTGCCGGCCGTTGGCGATAACG TTCACCATCATACTGCTGGTGTGGCATTTCATCGCCGTGGTGACCATCGAGGCCGCGGAGCACTGCGCGTTCAGCCTCCTCACG ATGTACCTTCTTCGGGCCGCGGGGATCTTGCTGCCGCTCTACGCCGTCATGAGGGTGATCCGCATGATTCAGCACGGGCGGCGCCAGTACCGGTTGCATCAGCTGCTTGAG GAGCAAAGAAGAAGGAATGCATCCAGGCGTAACCAGGAGCAGCAGCAGCTTGTAGTTAGTATTCAATGA